The Tessaracoccus flavus genome includes the window CAGCTCGTTGTTGAGCCGCTCCCTCAGCGCCTTGGCCCGCTCGTCGCGCTTGTCGCTCATCGTGCACCTCCGGTGATGTGGTCGGCGGCCCGGACAGCCGTGGCGACGGCGATCCCGTCGCCGGACTTCTCGCGCCAGCGTTCGCATCCGGCGATGATTCCACCGGCCACGAACAGGTTGGTATGGACGACGGCGCCGGCGGCGTCGATCGGCCGCCCGGCGTCGTCGGTGCGGACGCCCACCTCGAAGAGGGCGTGTGGCCCCCAGTAGTCCGAGGGGATCAGCGGGCCGGCGTCGGTGGCCGTCAGCGGGAGCCCGAACACGGGCTCGGTGATGGTGCCGAACGAGTCGACGTCGAGGGCGCCGCTCTCGAACCCGCCCGGGGCAAAGACGAACGACGCGGCCTTCAGGTGGCGGGGCCCGCCGGCCGCGGCCAGCGTGACCGAGGCCACGCCGTCGCCGCCGGGGGTGAAGCTGACGATCCGGCTGCCCTGGATGAAGCGCACACCGGCGGCGCGCACCATGGCCAGCAGCGCGTCGTAGAGCCGGATCCCCGGGACCGACGGCGGGGGCAGCGGGATCTCGCAGATGTCGCGGCCGAGCTGGTCGGCGACCTGCCGCCACACGTCGCGGCGCTTGCTGCCGAGCACCGCGGGCAGCGCCACCACGTCGGCCTTCCCCGCCACCGCGCCGACGGCCTTCGCGAACGTGGCGGCGAAGGACTGATCGTCCATGGCTCGGGCGTAGGTGAGAGGGGTGGGGTCGGCCTCGCCCTTCCGCGCGGGAAGGTCGATCCAGGCCGAGTGCGCGCTCAACGCGCCGCCGTCGGGGGCCTTCGAGCGCGCGAGGTTCCCGGCGATGAGGTCGGCCGGGAAGTCCTTGAGCTGCCGCACGCCGACGACGGCGTAGCTCTTGCCGCCCACCGCGTCCCCCGCAACCATCGAGGGCTGGGCCAGCGCGGTGGGTCGGAGGGCGCCCACGGCCGTGGGAAATTGGAAGTTGCGGGCAGGATCACCGGTGAGCAGCTCGGGGCCGAACTCCTCGGCCAGCCAGGACACGGCCGATCCCACTGCCTCGGCACCGATTGAGGCGTACGGGTGACCTGCGGGGACGGACGCCACTGCATCGAGGGGCGCTGACACCCTCTCCGGCGTGTACCCGAGGATGTCGACGGTGCCCTGAGACAGGTGGAGCCCGCCGGGCCCCTTGGTGGTCAGGGTGACCGACTTCCCGGCGCGGGCCAGCCGCAGCGCTGCGACGAGACCGGCGAGTCCGGCCCCGATGACGACGACGTCGCTCATCGCACGATCTCCTCTTCAGGCTGGGGCAGGTGCTCGACGTCGAGCGTCCCGGCGAAGATCCAGTGGTCCAGGGCGGTCTGGCGCACCTGTTGGCCGTACAGGATGGGCCAGATGCCGATCCACCGGTGTTTGAGGAACAGGCGGAGCAGCCCGGAGGCGCGCTCCGCGTCGATCGCCTTCTCGGAGCAGGCCAGCCCGGCGGCGCGGGCGGCGCAGAACCCGCCCTGGCACGGGCCCATGCCGAGGCGGAGCTGGCGGCGCAGGTCGTCGAGGGTGGCGTTGGGCTGCTCCTCGAGCAGGCGCACGAACATGGACCGGTTCATCAGCTCGCACTCGCAGATGATCTGGTCGTCCAGGCGGTCCTCCTCCCGGTCCTCGAGGCGGTGGGTGACGGTGTAGAGCTTGCGGTCCTCGCTGCCGGGGATGACCTCGTCAGCGGTGGTGCAGGGCCGGTTCTCGCCGAGCTGATCGTTCATCGCGTCGACGATGTGCTCGGCCATCAGCCGGTAGGTGGTCAGCTTCCCGCCGCCGATGGTGAGCATGCCCATCAGGCCGTCGCGCGTCGAGTGGTCGATGACCGCCATGCCGCGGCTCATGTGGCGCGTGTCCTCCACCGAGACGCGCTTGTCCTTGATCAGCGGCCGTGAGCCGGACCAGGCGTGCAGCGCCCGGGCCTTGCGGAAGCCGGGGATCATCGCCTCGCCCGCGTCGAGCATCTGCTGCACCTCGTTGTGGGGGATGGGCAGGTGGTCGGGGTCCGTCTCGTGGATGTCGGTGGTGCCGATGATGGAGACGGTGTGCACCGGGACGAGGATGTCGCCGTCGGTGGGGTAGACGCAGCGGTTGATGACCGTGTTCACCAGGCGGTGGTTCATCGCGATCATGATCCCGCGCCCGGGCACCACCTCGACGGGGTGGGCCCCGGCCATCTCCGAGATCTGGCCTGCCCAGGGGCCGGCGCAGTTGAGCACGAAGGTGCAGTTGATCCGGACGTCCTCGCCGCCCTTCTCGTCGCGGCAGATGACGGCGGCCACGCGGTCGCCGTCGCGCTCGATCTTCGTCACGCGGTGATAGGTGAGCACCTTCGCTCCGTGCGCCTCCGCCGAGCGGGCGGCGCCCCAGACGAGCTGCCAGCCGTCGACGGAGCCGTCGGCCACCTCGATGGCGCGCTGGATGTGGGGGTCGAGGCGGGGCTCGCGGCGCAGCGCCTCCTTGACCGAGATCTCGGAGGCGGGGACACCCGTGGCCTTGGCCCCGGCCAGGAACTTGTCGGCGTAGGCCGGGTCGTCGCCAGCGAGAGTGACGAAGAATCCGCCCGTGTCCTCGACCGCGCTGGCCTGGATGCGGCGCAGGATCGCGTTCTCCTCGGCGCACTCTGTGGCGGACCCGGGATCGCTCACCACGTACCGCCCGCCGGAGTGCAGCAGACCATGGAACCTGCCGGTGGTTCCCTGGCCCAGATCGACACGCTCGACGAGTACCGCGCGGTACCCGCGCATCGCGGCGTCGCGGACAACACCCAGTCCCGTCGACCCACCTCCGATGACGACGACATCAGTGTCGAGACGCTTCATTGAGTCCCCTCCTTGGGCCTTGATGTGCCCATTCCAGCACAGCGCACCGTGCGGGGCCGGAGAAGAGACGGATCCGACGGGCATTGCTTGTGCGAGTTGGAGTCGGTGGCGGCTCGACGCGGCATGAGTTGGCGCGACGCTGCGGCGTCGGTCCGCACGACTGCGTCCGGGGTGGCTCAGGGCGACTGTGTCCTTGGCACTCGAGCTCTCGGACGAGAACATGCCAGCCACACTCGGGGGCATCACGATCAGGCCCCCGAAAGAAAGAATCCCCGCCCTGTGCAGGACGGGATTCGAGTGGCGGAGGATACGAGATTCGAACTCGCAAACTCGCAACATCGAAGTCCTTGTCAACAGGTCGATGTGGCGTCTGACTAGGCTAGGAGACAGTGCCGCCCGTCACTTGCGTGGACACGCGTAGGCATGGCAAGCGGATCTCGGGGCACACTGGGGGCACGATTCGTGCTCCAATCTGATACGAGATGCGGCGGTGGCGGACGCAGGAGGGGGGTGGGACATGGCGGAGGGTCGCCGAGCGTGGGGCAAGGTTCGTCAGCTTCCCTCCGGGCGCTACCAGGCGTCCTACGTCCTCCGCAGCGTTCGCGGCGGCGATCAAGGCACCCGCTACACAGCGCTCCAGACGTTTGATGCGAAGGGCGATGCCTGGGGCTGGCTCGACCGTGAGCACCGGCTGATCGATCGCGGCGACTGGACTCCACCGATCGAGCGATTCCGCGAGGCCGAGGAGGAGCGCCAGCGCAAGGAGGTCGCCCGGCAGGCAGCGGCGGCGGTGCCCACCATCGCCGCCTACGGCTCACGCTATCTAGAGCGGGCTGACCTCGCTGCGACGTCGCGGGACCGGTACCGGCAACTGTTCAGGTTCTACATCCTTGCCGAGCCCGCGACGATCACGCGGCGAGGGATGGTGAAGGACAAGCCTGTTGCGAAGCACGGCATTGGCGGTGTGCGCGTCACCGAGTTGACCCGTGCCGACGTGCGCCTGTGGTGGCAGGGTCTCCCGGTCAGCACGCGCGAGTCCTCGTGCCGGCAGGCGTACGACTTGCTGCGAGCGATCATGAACGCCGCCGTCGAGGCTGAGCTCATCGAGGTGAACCCTGTCCAGGTCAAGGCGGCCACCCAAGCCCAGGCCTCGCGGGAACGAAATCTGGACCCCCTCCCGATCGACGTGTTGTACGCCGTCGCGGAGCAGATGCCCGACCCGTGGCGGCTGGGCGTACTCCTGGGGGGCGTGTTGGGTCTTCGTTCCGGTGAGGTCCGGGCCCTGCAGCGCCGCGACTTCAGTCTTAACGTCGAGGTGCCGACGGTGAAGGTCCATCAGTCGGTGAAGGAGGCGGAGGGAAAGGTCGAGATCGGACCGCTCAAGACCGCCCGCAAGGGCATCGCCTTCCGCACCCTTCCCATCCCGGCTGCTCTCGTGGGTGACGTGAGGACGCATCTTCGTGAGCACACCCAACTGGGCCGGACGGGGTTGCTCTTCTGGCGCACCAGGGACGGCGGGCCCGTGAAGTCCGCGGACTGGCTAAGGGCGTTCAAGAAGGCATGCAAGACCGTCGCCGATCACCTGGAGGAGGACGCTGCTCGTCGTCTCGAGCAGTCGGGGGAGCAGGAGAGCGAGGAGTCGCAGCGCATCCGGGAACTGCTGACCGGTCAAGGGGGCTACGTCTTCCACGGGACGCGCGTGACTGGCCTCACGTGGGCCTACCGGCTGTCCGGGGGCAATCTCCGGGCCGTCCAAGCGATCGCCGGCCACACCTCGCCGAAGATGGCGTTGCGCTACCAGCGCGCGGAGATGGACTACCTTGCCGCAGTGGCGGGCAACGTCTCCTCGATGATCGAGGCCAGCACGCGCAAGCCTTGATCCGACCCACGCTCGCTCGAGGAGGCGGATTCCAGGTCCGCTGGGTTGATCGAAAGGGCGTTCTCGACGGGTGACGATGGCGTTGTCGATGCCGACTGAAAATTGACCCCGTGGCGCCCGGCAGAAGTGGGTCAATTTTCAGTCAGCGTTGACAGGCGTGCCGACAACTGCCCGGGCATGCAGAGCCCGCTGTTCGGTTGAGGCGCTGAAGCTGGCGCACGATCAGCGCAATGAGCTGGCAGATGCACGTTCCGCTCGTCCGCTACGGTCGAGCTCGTGTGGTGGATACGGGTCCCGATGAGCCCTCGTTCCAAACCGCTGGACAAGAGGCAATGCAGAAGGAGGAGAACCCTGCGGTCAAATCAAACCGGCTTCGTACCTGAGCTGCCACATCCCGGCCAGCAGAGCCGAGCTCTGCCGGGTCGGCAACAGCAATGCGGCGATGAACCCCGACCATGCGGCCGTCGTCGTCAACACCGGCGGTGCCACAAGAACACCCGGCCCGACCGGCACCACCTTCGCCGGGAACCACAAGTCGCACTGCACGATCTCCCCGGGCCGGTACTCGGTCCGGTCACTCGGGTCGGGGGGAGCATACAACGGCCGAAAAGCCGCGTCGCGTGTCCGCAGCAGCGACGCCAAATGCTGCCAGCCGATCCGCTCGGCGATTACCGACGCCGACATCGTAGGGAACTCCGAAAGCAACCCGCGGAGCTCCGGTTCGAAGCTGTTCGACCAACGATCCCGACGGGACGCGCTCACACCTCCACCAGCGCGCGGGACAGCTCCCCGATGCCCGCCAGGTGGGCGTCGAATCGAACTCGGCCGCCACCGGGGATGGCGATGAACAGTCAGTATTCAGGCGGCATCGATAGCAGCGGCGTGACGGCTTGGGTATCGCTCACCCGTCAGATCCTCCAGTAGATCGGCCCGCCACTGGGAAGGAGCCCACATACCTCACGCAGAGAAGGATGAAATACGTATCTATCAAGTCCTCTGGGCAACCGGAGGCGGCCGAGTCGATCCATTGTGAAGAAATGGGCTAAGCCATCGTCCTCCTCTTCGACACCCAGTAGTCCTGCCTGCCATAGGACAGACGCGAGGTCCGGAGCGCCGAATAGTGCCCGCGCCTCCGCTTGGAGTTCAAGTATCTGGGGCCATCCCACTCGAAGATAGACACAACGTTGGATCAACTGCGTGACTTGCTCAAGCCGGCTGTCCTTATACTCGGCGACGCCCAAGTAGCTATCTACGAAATGATACTTACTCGCCTCCGTGGGGACCTCATCAGCAACCACATGGTTTGCCACAACAGTCAACTGCGTCTTGCCGCTGATGAGCGCGACGTCCGACACAACTTGACGAAGGTGCTCGTTGTCGAGCGTTTCACCCTGCGCCCACAACTCGAGAAGCCTTTGAGCAAGCAAGTTTCCGAACGAAACCACATCGCGTGGAAGGCATTGTGCGTGGCGCAGAATGTATTCATAGAGAGGTTCGCGTGTATCGTACGAGTTCTTGACGGTAGAGAAGCCGACCCAGTCACTCAGCGATTCGGGTCGAGTCGTCCCGCCCCAGAGTTCAGCAGGCAGTCGACGTGTCTTTGCGTCTAGGAGCGCTTTGGCGGCGGTGTAGCCCCACTCGAGAATGGATACATGCGGATCACCGACGTATCTCGATGCGTGCTCGCTTTGAAAAATCGAATGGAATACTGAATCCCGAATGGAGATCACTACGTGAAGTCTCGATCCCAGTGAGGGGTGCCTCAACATGCGCATCGTTTCGTAAAAGAGCCCCTTTTGGCACCGAAGCCAGTATGCTGGCGCCCGCGCGTACTCCTCATCGATCGCGTCGATGATAAAGTAAAGTGGAGGTGCATCCCGCAGGTGCTGCGCGACCCTTGTCTCGAGATCGTCCCACAGTGGATTGTTGACCATTGCCAACAACGACTGGGGCGAGTGTGCGCCGTCGATTAGTTGTTTCAGTGTCGTGAAGGGGCTTCGCTCGGCTTTGGCCCTCCGAATCAAATGACCGAAATCAGTGTTGAGGCTTTCGCGCTCCTCGGTAGTGAGATAGGGACGGTACTTCTTGGAAAACAGAAGATAAGTTGCTGCCGCTACCAGGATTGCGCGGCCCCAGCAAAGCTGCCAAGTCTCTGTAAGTAGCCCTTCGGGAAACCAGTGCGCGACTCTTAGAACGTGATCGGTGGTTATCAGAGTCGTGGTTGGTGCCTCAGCGACCACTACGGACTGATTCGCCTCAAGATCAGCCTGGAAGCGCCGAAGATATATCGTCTTCCCCGACCCTTTGCGGCCGACAACCACACGCACGCGTTGCGCATCTCGACCAAAGAACGCCGATGCTCGCAACTCCTCAACGTCGACGAAGTCTCGCAAATCAGCCCGACCGCCGTCCGGATCCCCGAAGGCTCCGGGCTCCCCCTGATGTCGTGCGATGAAAGCACGGGCGTTGCGCTCACGCTCGCGCGGATCCCATGCGCGAAAGTCATCTATGGCGGACACTATATCAATCCGTGAATCGCTTGGCTGCGCACCTCGCGTAAAATGCCCGCCCGATCGGGGAACAGTTTGCGGTCAGATATCATCATTGTATGAAGATCGCGCAGGGCAGCTGGACGAACCGTAGGAGATATTGTGTATGCCCTGAGCGCATCACTCTCCCCCATGTCGCGAAGTTGTTGTATGAAGCAAGTTCCAAGACGCCCCACAACAAAGACACCCCGCTGAGCGCCGAGTCTCTGGTTCCACGGACCGGCCGGCGGTGCAACCACGGAGACATCCCCTCCACGATTCAGGAATGGACGAGAGGCGTCGAGTCGATAAACCACGCAGTTGCGGTCCTCGTAATCAGCGCCTGGCGAGAGTGCTGTGAGTGCAAAGTACATCGCCACCATCGGACTCCGAGTCCAGTCGAGGAGGGCAGTCGGCAGGCCCCAATGCTGCCCCAATGCCCATAGGTCTGCGTCGGTCAGCTCTGCGGCGTCGTCTCCTAGCTCAACCGAGTACTCGCGGTAGAGGCTTTGAAGACGTGTTGCGAGCGCGGTCCGGTCACGGACAAAGTTCTCATCCGCAAAGCGATCCAAACTGGCTACCATGCACCATGCGGCATTACCAACTCCGCGCCAGACAAATTGGTCATCGTGGCTCTCGAAGAGGAAGTCGCGCATCTCCGGCCACGTTTCAAAGTGCGTGCCGTCACAATCAGCTGCTGAACTCAATTGTTACACCTCTCGGGCTAGGAGCAAGATTGCACCTGTCTAACAAGATTGGGTGAAGCATCAAATCCTTAACGTGCGTGCCTAGACGACTGTCGACTCTCCTGGAGACGGAGAAACGCGAATTGTGATCGTCAAACTGTGCCAATATTCGGTGCAGCCATAGGCAATCGGTTAAGTGTGGTGCCGTTGCTTCTTCCCAGTTCGTGACAAGAGCTTGCAGTTGAGTCCAATCGAACCGCTCGTTGCTAATCCGTTCAAACTCAATGATCAAACGCTCCTTCAGGGAGATACCGGAGGGCTCACCGCCCGCTGACAGTCGGCTGCCCGTCAAGCTTCTAGCGCCTAGTGCGCGCATGTCGCTCACTAGCTGTTGCAAAGTGAGGTCGGCAAGCCTCTCTGCGTAATCGGCCACCGCAGCCTTGAGTTGATCCTCGGGTACGCGGTGAGCAGCAGTTAGGCGCGCGATGACGACACGGACAATGGACTCAATCGCTCGCGGCGTCAGTGTGGTATGTCGTAGGAGATATTCGGCAACGTCCTCGTCCACCCCTCTCTCTGCGACGTGTACTGTGGGATTGTCTGCTAATTCGGGGAGCGAGCAACCACCATGTCTCGTGATTTCCTTCTCCAGGAGCTGACGAATGGCGGATTTGGTCCATTTGAGATCAATGAAACAGCGATCATTCGTGAGGTTATGACCGGTCATACGCCATAGATAGTGATTCGTGGACGGACGCACTGCTGCATGGATACGCAAACGGTCGGGCTGGGCGATTGGCGCCCGTGCCAGTTGTGACAAATGTAGAGCAAGGCCAGCTTGCGTTTCCGCCATTATTGACGGATCGTTGTCGAAGTATTCATCCAGATGGTCTATCTCCAGCAGAAGAGGCGGAAACCGTGCGGCGGGACAGGCTCGGACTATCTCTTCGATCTCAGTCCAACGCGCCTCATTAAACCGTGCGGCCGGCTTCTGTGTTGCCGGGGAGTCGGCAAGGATCGTCACGACGGTGTTTGGATGCTTCGTCGTCGCGAGTCCGAAGAGTGCTTTGGGGAGATGCCGCGCTGCGCCCCATTCGATCCGTGCCGCGTAGTCAGGTGGCAGTTCGGTCCGGTGTTCGTAGAGGTGCGTGAAGATCGATGTGACCAAGACAACGCGCCACACGCTGGCCCAATGCGTGATGTCTACGAGTGGCGTACTCAGCCGGCGCCACACGGGGGTCGTGGGCGGCATCGGAGCCGGCGGGACTGAGAAGGGAGTCTCTTCCAAGAGGCGATCTAGCACCTCTTGGAGGAGCCGGGTCTTGCCGGACCCGATTGCGCCAGAGATGACCAGGACGGGTTGCTCGAGGGCTTGTTCGACGACACCTTCGGCAGCGGCGTTTGGCTCAACCCATTGTTGTCGCACGTGCATGCAGTTGTCTCCCCCGTCAGTACTTCCCATGATAGCTGCTTCGCGGGAAGCAGGTGGATTGGTTCGCGATTGACGCCAGGCGGTTGGCCCTGGCTTCCTGCCGACGGACCGGTGCCTGCTTCACAGGGGTAAGTTCGGATGCTGGCGCTGGTGCGGAGGAAGCGTTCTGGTCTGAAGTGGTTACCTGCCGACTGGCAGTCACCAGGGTGCAGGGTGCCTTGGGCCTATCCCGGGTTCGCCCCGCTCCCTACAGCGGATTTTGGTGGGCCTGGGGAGGGCCATTCGTTCGCCGATTCAGCTGCAGATGGTGTCGCCCTTGCAGGTGAAGGCACTGCTGGACGGGTGTTCCAGGGCTTGTCTGCGGCTCTTCTGGGCTTGTTGTAGCGCACGTTGGGCTTTGCGGAGGAGGTGATCGGCTTCGTTCGCGGCGGTGAAGGCCAGGTCTGCCAGCTCGAGGTTCTTGCGATGACCACGGCCAGTGCTACGTCTTGGCCGGCGGCGTTGCGGGTCCCGGTGTTGGGCGTTCAGGTCGCCTGCCCGTTTGCCGGCAGCCGGCGATCGGTCCCGGAGCTTGGTGCGGACCGCGCCACTGGCGTCCTGAATCCGTCGTTTTGGTCGCAAACGCCGGATCCGTTTCGCCAACAGCCCGGAATCGGTGGGATGAGGCCACGTTCGCACCGACAACGGTGGTGTCGACCCGGATCCGGCTGCAGCGCAGCACCTCGTAGGTTGCCGCGAGCAGCGCCTGGTTTACCCGTTGACAGCGCCGATCCGCACCGGGTGGTCGGCTTCATCAATGTGGTCGGGTGGGGCACCGGCTGGTCCAGTGCGATGCGGCAGACACCTCCGCTGCCGGACTGGCCAGCTACCGCGCAGCGCTCGAAGACCGCTTCCTGATGAATGACCTCAAGACCCTGCGCCGGTTCCCACGCCTCATGGAAGTACCCCCCCCGGGTGTTCGGGACCTACCGAGGGCGGCCCGCGACTTCATGCGCGGACTGTTCCTGTTGGAGGGGAGAGGACGCGCGTCGGGCCGGACGAAGTGCCACTGAGCTGAACTCGGACGGCGTGCGCTGCGGGTAGCGACGGAGCAGGGCGTCGACGTCCTTCGGATCCAGGTGGAGGCTGCGGCCGGACCGGACGACCGGAAGAGCGCCCTCGGCGATCCGGCGGCGGATGGTCTTCACGCTGACCCGATCCGGGCGGCGGCCGTGGGCAACGACTCGTAGGTCCGAATGGTCATGGCGCTGTCCCTTTCCCGGGCCCTGGCGAGCCCTCAAGAACACAGGACCAGTTCGACGTAGTCCACGCCGCAGCCCCCGGACCGGTCGCCCTGTGACTCCCAAGTTGCTCCTGGGCGATCGGCGAACAGTTATCACTTGTGGGAGCGGGGTTGCGCGGTCTACGAGGCCGCCACGAGATCAAGGCAAAGATGGGGTCGGTCTCGTTCCGAACGGACGGCCCGGTGACCATGCTCCAAACATTCGCAGCGTCGCCAAGTAGGCCCTCACGTGCACGTCACTGCTTGTGGGCTGGGAGTTAGGCGGTTGCGCCAAAGGAGGTCGCGTCCTCCGTAGCCCAAGTCGTGCACGTCACATGGGTTCGCGTTCAGGACCCGAGTGCACGCCGCCGGCTCGGTCCGACGTGGTCGGGGTCTCGACGGATGGTGTGGTGGCCTGGATCAGCGCCTGTAGGTCAGCGTGTAGCTTCGCATGGTTGAGCGTCCAGTGCGTGCGCCGGCGGCGGCGGTCGTCGCGGGGAACGTCGCCGGTGACGTAGCCGTGGTCTTCGAGCTCGTTGAGGTTGCGCGCGATCGTGGTACCCGCCACGCGCTCACCGAGTGCGGCGACGAGCTCTGGAGTGCTGAGACGGCACCCATGCTCGGCCAACGCGACGGCGATCGCGAGCTTGACGCGGTTCATGCCCATGCCGACCAACGCGTCCAACCCGACGGGGAGCGGGGCGTCGGAGTAGGCGGGCACGCGCCCATTGTTTCAGTGGTCCGCGGCAAGGGGAGACGAGACACGATGAGCAATCTATGCCGCTAAACGGTGTAGATGTGCTAGCGTGACACGCGAAGGGACCAAGCTCGATATCCCCAAGATCACGGAGAACCGTGTTTACCCTTCCCGAACAAGGTCCACCCCCTGGAGAGCTTGGAGCCAGAGATGGCCGCTTCTGACAATGGCCGCACCCGCGACTACGCGGAACCGGCGCCACGAGCGCCAGACG containing:
- the glpB gene encoding glycerol-3-phosphate dehydrogenase subunit GlpB, which translates into the protein MSDVVVIGAGLAGLVAALRLARAGKSVTLTTKGPGGLHLSQGTVDILGYTPERVSAPLDAVASVPAGHPYASIGAEAVGSAVSWLAEEFGPELLTGDPARNFQFPTAVGALRPTALAQPSMVAGDAVGGKSYAVVGVRQLKDFPADLIAGNLARSKAPDGGALSAHSAWIDLPARKGEADPTPLTYARAMDDQSFAATFAKAVGAVAGKADVVALPAVLGSKRRDVWRQVADQLGRDICEIPLPPPSVPGIRLYDALLAMVRAAGVRFIQGSRIVSFTPGGDGVASVTLAAAGGPRHLKAASFVFAPGGFESGALDVDSFGTITEPVFGLPLTATDAGPLIPSDYWGPHALFEVGVRTDDAGRPIDAAGAVVHTNLFVAGGIIAGCERWREKSGDGIAVATAVRAADHITGGAR
- the glpA gene encoding anaerobic glycerol-3-phosphate dehydrogenase subunit GlpA, with amino-acid sequence MKRLDTDVVVIGGGSTGLGVVRDAAMRGYRAVLVERVDLGQGTTGRFHGLLHSGGRYVVSDPGSATECAEENAILRRIQASAVEDTGGFFVTLAGDDPAYADKFLAGAKATGVPASEISVKEALRREPRLDPHIQRAIEVADGSVDGWQLVWGAARSAEAHGAKVLTYHRVTKIERDGDRVAAVICRDEKGGEDVRINCTFVLNCAGPWAGQISEMAGAHPVEVVPGRGIMIAMNHRLVNTVINRCVYPTDGDILVPVHTVSIIGTTDIHETDPDHLPIPHNEVQQMLDAGEAMIPGFRKARALHAWSGSRPLIKDKRVSVEDTRHMSRGMAVIDHSTRDGLMGMLTIGGGKLTTYRLMAEHIVDAMNDQLGENRPCTTADEVIPGSEDRKLYTVTHRLEDREEDRLDDQIICECELMNRSMFVRLLEEQPNATLDDLRRQLRLGMGPCQGGFCAARAAGLACSEKAIDAERASGLLRLFLKHRWIGIWPILYGQQVRQTALDHWIFAGTLDVEHLPQPEEEIVR
- a CDS encoding tyrosine-type recombinase/integrase, which translates into the protein MADAGGGWDMAEGRRAWGKVRQLPSGRYQASYVLRSVRGGDQGTRYTALQTFDAKGDAWGWLDREHRLIDRGDWTPPIERFREAEEERQRKEVARQAAAAVPTIAAYGSRYLERADLAATSRDRYRQLFRFYILAEPATITRRGMVKDKPVAKHGIGGVRVTELTRADVRLWWQGLPVSTRESSCRQAYDLLRAIMNAAVEAELIEVNPVQVKAATQAQASRERNLDPLPIDVLYAVAEQMPDPWRLGVLLGGVLGLRSGEVRALQRRDFSLNVEVPTVKVHQSVKEAEGKVEIGPLKTARKGIAFRTLPIPAALVGDVRTHLREHTQLGRTGLLFWRTRDGGPVKSADWLRAFKKACKTVADHLEEDAARRLEQSGEQESEESQRIRELLTGQGGYVFHGTRVTGLTWAYRLSGGNLRAVQAIAGHTSPKMALRYQRAEMDYLAAVAGNVSSMIEASTRKP
- a CDS encoding P-loop ATPase, Sll1717 family translates to MSAIDDFRAWDPRERERNARAFIARHQGEPGAFGDPDGGRADLRDFVDVEELRASAFFGRDAQRVRVVVGRKGSGKTIYLRRFQADLEANQSVVVAEAPTTTLITTDHVLRVAHWFPEGLLTETWQLCWGRAILVAAATYLLFSKKYRPYLTTEERESLNTDFGHLIRRAKAERSPFTTLKQLIDGAHSPQSLLAMVNNPLWDDLETRVAQHLRDAPPLYFIIDAIDEEYARAPAYWLRCQKGLFYETMRMLRHPSLGSRLHVVISIRDSVFHSIFQSEHASRYVGDPHVSILEWGYTAAKALLDAKTRRLPAELWGGTTRPESLSDWVGFSTVKNSYDTREPLYEYILRHAQCLPRDVVSFGNLLAQRLLELWAQGETLDNEHLRQVVSDVALISGKTQLTVVANHVVADEVPTEASKYHFVDSYLGVAEYKDSRLEQVTQLIQRCVYLRVGWPQILELQAEARALFGAPDLASVLWQAGLLGVEEEDDGLAHFFTMDRLGRLRLPRGLDRYVFHPSLREVCGLLPSGGPIYWRI
- a CDS encoding FRG domain-containing protein produces the protein MRDFLFESHDDQFVWRGVGNAAWCMVASLDRFADENFVRDRTALATRLQSLYREYSVELGDDAAELTDADLWALGQHWGLPTALLDWTRSPMVAMYFALTALSPGADYEDRNCVVYRLDASRPFLNRGGDVSVVAPPAGPWNQRLGAQRGVFVVGRLGTCFIQQLRDMGESDALRAYTISPTVRPAALRDLHTMMISDRKLFPDRAGILREVRSQAIHGLI
- a CDS encoding MarR family transcriptional regulator, coding for MPAYSDAPLPVGLDALVGMGMNRVKLAIAVALAEHGCRLSTPELVAALGERVAGTTIARNLNELEDHGYVTGDVPRDDRRRRRTHWTLNHAKLHADLQALIQATTPSVETPTTSDRAGGVHSGPEREPM